A portion of the Polaribacter cellanae genome contains these proteins:
- a CDS encoding transposase, with protein MSEQSKGRNYLFSPKGRLGLMFLKHYANCSDRKLIEQLNSNLDYQFFCDIELGFERLTNYKIVSQIRCELAEKLDINSIEKILFNSWKNEIENPNQIVMDATCYESEVRYPSIQKLLWESVHWLYNQLRKTCSILGVKMIRSKYIKWKKRYQGFSKMRRKTKSKRISLTRGLLNLLSKFINFEKELSENHNIEFIALYYKRINTIQRIYKQQKDHFDTGEKIKDRIVSIQKDYIRPIVRGKEVKPVEFGAKVNKVQIDGISFIEHINFNAFHEGNRFIQTVQKAQGLTRKKVKIAGADKIYATNKNRKHCSSKNIETDFIPKGKKPKNHKEKKQLRAIIAKERATRLEGSFGKDKEYYHLRKIKAKTKKNEILWIFFGIHTGNALEIGRRKIAKTAQQVV; from the coding sequence ATTTCTGAACAATCAAAAGGGAGAAACTATCTTTTTAGTCCTAAAGGAAGACTAGGTTTAATGTTTTTAAAACATTATGCTAATTGTTCAGATAGAAAATTGATTGAGCAACTAAACTCGAATTTAGACTATCAATTTTTCTGTGATATAGAACTAGGTTTTGAACGTTTAACAAACTATAAAATAGTGAGCCAAATACGTTGTGAATTAGCAGAGAAACTCGATATTAATTCCATAGAAAAAATTCTATTCAACTCTTGGAAAAACGAAATTGAAAACCCCAATCAAATTGTAATGGATGCTACTTGTTATGAAAGTGAAGTTCGTTACCCTAGCATCCAAAAATTACTTTGGGAGTCGGTTCATTGGTTGTACAATCAATTACGTAAAACCTGCTCTATATTAGGGGTTAAAATGATTAGAAGTAAATATATCAAGTGGAAAAAACGTTATCAAGGATTTAGTAAAATGCGAAGAAAAACCAAGTCGAAACGTATTTCATTAACCCGAGGTTTACTCAATCTGTTAAGTAAATTTATCAACTTTGAAAAAGAGTTGTCAGAAAATCACAATATTGAGTTTATAGCTTTGTATTATAAGCGAATAAATACAATTCAAAGGATTTACAAACAACAAAAAGATCATTTTGATACAGGAGAAAAAATCAAAGATAGAATTGTAAGCATTCAAAAGGATTATATTCGTCCTATTGTTCGAGGAAAGGAAGTAAAACCTGTTGAATTTGGAGCAAAAGTTAACAAAGTTCAAATTGATGGAATTAGCTTTATCGAACATATTAACTTTAATGCATTTCATGAAGGAAATCGTTTTATTCAAACAGTCCAAAAAGCACAAGGATTAACTCGAAAAAAAGTAAAAATAGCTGGAGCAGATAAAATTTATGCCACCAATAAAAATAGAAAACACTGTAGTTCTAAGAACATAGAAACAGACTTTATCCCCAAGGGAAAAAAGCCGAAAAATCATAAAGAAAAAAAGCAACTTAGAGCTATTATCGCAAAAGAAAGAGCTACAAGATTAGAAGGTTCTTTTGGAAAGGATAAAGAATATTATCACTTACGAAAAATAAAAGCCAAAACTAAAAAGAATGAAATTCTATGGATATTCTTTGGAATACACACAGGGAATGCTCTTGAAATTGGCCGAAGAAAAATAGCTAAAACAGCACAACAAGTAGTCTAA
- a CDS encoding helix-turn-helix domain-containing protein — MANQEDFIKEEQEKLGKRFRELRIAKGYTNYEQFAFEHRIPRAQYGRYENGSDLRFSSLVKILKAMDISLEEFFKGM; from the coding sequence ATGGCAAATCAAGAAGATTTTATAAAAGAAGAACAGGAAAAACTTGGAAAAAGATTCCGAGAATTACGCATAGCAAAAGGTTATACGAATTATGAACAGTTTGCTTTTGAGCATCGCATACCTAGAGCTCAATATGGACGTTATGAAAATGGGAGTGATCTACGTTTTAGCTCGCTTGTGAAAATTCTAAAAGCAATGGATATCTCTTTGGAAGAGTTTTTTAAGGGAATGTAA
- a CDS encoding type IV secretory system conjugative DNA transfer family protein, with protein MIDPHSDLVKDVYKSIPPYKEKDVLYLDASSTTTLGYNPLKKVSYEKRALVASSILEILERIWGKQGWGVKLSHLLRNSILCLTDQPSANFADILKLLQDKTYRESCIPNIENPTVKQFFEKEFNTYTKGDLLPVFNKIGGLLSYPSVYRILVTNKEQISLRSIMDNKKILLVNLAKGSIGNEPAQILGGLLLISIANAGFSRVDTPQIKRKPFFVYADEFQEYSGLTLAEMLSQLRKFHVGLILAHQYGSQLELKVRDAILSNVGTIVSFRLGQADAKTMEREFSPVFMASDFVNIANYSIYLKMMISGVPSIAFSANTLEPEDIY; from the coding sequence TTGATAGACCCGCACTCAGATTTGGTCAAAGATGTATACAAAAGTATTCCTCCCTACAAAGAAAAGGATGTGTTGTATTTGGATGCCTCCAGTACAACAACATTAGGCTACAATCCTTTAAAAAAAGTAAGTTATGAAAAACGAGCTTTGGTAGCATCTTCCATTTTGGAAATCTTAGAACGAATTTGGGGCAAGCAAGGCTGGGGTGTAAAACTATCACATTTGTTAAGGAACAGTATTCTGTGCCTCACAGACCAACCTTCAGCCAACTTCGCTGATATTTTAAAACTCTTACAAGATAAAACCTACAGAGAATCTTGTATTCCAAATATTGAGAATCCGACCGTAAAACAGTTTTTTGAGAAAGAATTCAATACGTACACAAAAGGGGATTTACTTCCTGTATTTAACAAAATTGGTGGACTACTATCCTATCCGTCTGTATATCGAATCTTGGTGACCAACAAAGAACAAATTTCGTTGCGTTCCATTATGGATAACAAGAAAATATTGCTGGTAAATTTAGCAAAGGGAAGTATTGGAAATGAGCCAGCACAAATTTTAGGAGGGTTGTTGTTAATTTCTATTGCCAACGCAGGATTCTCAAGAGTAGATACACCACAAATCAAGCGCAAACCTTTCTTTGTGTACGCCGATGAATTTCAAGAATACAGCGGACTTACTTTGGCAGAAATGTTGAGCCAGCTTCGTAAGTTCCATGTAGGTTTAATACTGGCACACCAATATGGTTCACAATTAGAACTCAAAGTACGTGACGCTATTCTCTCCAATGTAGGAACAATTGTTAGTTTTCGATTGGGGCAAGCAGATGCCAAAACTATGGAGCGAGAGTTTTCGCCTGTCTTTATGGCTTCAGATTTTGTGAATATTGCCAACTACTCCATCTATTTAAAAATGATGATTTCTGGAGTTCCTTCTATTGCATTTTCAGCCAATACCTTAGAACCCGAAGATATTTATTGA
- a CDS encoding JAB domain-containing protein: protein MKTPFLTKEILSCAEVEIHYKRPLFSKMKSIASAQDVDNLLRTYIDTNVIDVKEFFYVVLLSRSNKVLGISTIGCGSVSGVIVNLKEIFQLTLLSHASQIVVAHNHPSGKLTPSENDKQLTEKLKQGLSLFDVKLLDHLILTSEAYLSFADEGML from the coding sequence ATGAAAACACCATTTTTAACAAAAGAGATTTTAAGTTGTGCTGAAGTGGAAATTCATTACAAACGTCCTTTATTTTCAAAGATGAAAAGTATTGCTTCTGCACAAGATGTAGATAACCTATTGAGAACCTATATCGATACTAATGTAATCGATGTCAAAGAATTCTTCTATGTTGTACTTTTATCAAGATCCAACAAAGTATTAGGGATTTCTACCATCGGTTGCGGAAGTGTTTCTGGAGTAATTGTGAACCTTAAAGAAATCTTTCAATTAACCTTGTTGTCACACGCCTCACAAATCGTAGTAGCACACAATCATCCTTCAGGGAAATTAACGCCCAGTGAAAATGACAAACAGCTTACTGAAAAACTCAAACAAGGATTGTCCTTGTTTGATGTAAAATTATTAGATCATCTCATTTTAACTTCTGAAGCCTATCTATCCTTCGCAGATGAAGGAATGTTGTAA
- a CDS encoding DNA adenine methylase: MPKTPITYYGGKINLVSEILPLIPEHTIYTEAFFGGGAIFFSKPPSEAEVINDTNNMVVNFYEVVQTDFEALKTKIEATLFSRASYTVALAIYRMPHLFDKIQQSWAFYIGTNMGFSCQIGSWGYDKYSKRVKAFQNKKLAFNEEIFKRLENAQIENNDALQVIKSRDAEDAFHYIDPPYFNSNMGHYAGYTEKNYRDLLELLSNIKGKFLLSSYPSEILETFIQKNGWYTKTFDKPLSAKKAVAGKSRGRKLEVLVANYAI; this comes from the coding sequence ATGCCCAAGACGCCTATCACTTATTATGGTGGTAAAATCAATTTAGTATCAGAAATCCTTCCTTTAATTCCAGAACATACAATCTATACTGAAGCCTTTTTTGGAGGCGGAGCAATTTTCTTTTCAAAACCTCCATCAGAAGCTGAAGTAATTAACGACACCAATAATATGGTGGTTAATTTCTATGAAGTAGTTCAAACGGATTTTGAGGCTTTAAAAACAAAAATAGAAGCCACTTTATTTTCAAGAGCTTCCTACACAGTTGCCTTGGCAATTTATCGAATGCCACACTTGTTTGATAAAATACAGCAATCCTGGGCTTTCTACATTGGTACAAACATGGGATTTAGTTGCCAAATTGGAAGTTGGGGTTACGATAAGTATTCCAAAAGAGTCAAAGCATTTCAGAATAAGAAGTTGGCTTTTAATGAAGAAATCTTCAAACGATTAGAAAATGCTCAAATCGAAAACAATGATGCACTCCAAGTAATTAAAAGTCGAGATGCAGAAGATGCATTCCACTATATCGACCCGCCATACTTCAATAGCAATATGGGACACTATGCTGGATATACAGAGAAGAATTATAGAGACTTATTAGAATTACTTTCTAATATCAAAGGGAAATTTCTATTGAGTTCCTATCCCTCTGAAATTTTAGAAACCTTCATTCAAAAAAATGGATGGTACACCAAAACTTTTGACAAACCATTATCCGCAAAAAAAGCAGTAGCTGGAAAATCAAGAGGTAGGAAATTAGAAGTTTTAGTAGCGAACTATGCTATCTAA